A stretch of the Microcebus murinus isolate Inina chromosome 6, M.murinus_Inina_mat1.0, whole genome shotgun sequence genome encodes the following:
- the ABCD4 gene encoding lysosomal cobalamin transporter ABCD4 isoform X1 produces the protein MVVRGPAPRAGARPRLDLQFLQRFLQIQKVLFPSWSSQNALMFLTLLCVTLLEQLVIYQVGLIPSQYYGVLGNKDLDGFKTLSFLAVMLIVLNSTLKSFDQFTCNLLYVSWRKDLTEHLHRLYFRGRVYYTLNVLQDDIDNPDQRISQDVERFCRQLSSMASKLIISPFTLIYYTYQCFQSTGWLGPVSIFGYFLLGTVVNKTLMGPIVAKLVQQEKLEGDFRFKHMQIRVNAEPAAFYRAGHVEHTRTDRRLQRLLQTQRELMSRELWLYIGVNTFDYLGSILSYVVIAIPIFSGVYGDLSPTELSTLVSKNAFVSIYLISCFSRLIDLSTTVSDVAGYTHRIGELQETLLDMSLKSQDCETLGDSEWCLDKAPGWPAAQPADTAFLLERVSISTPSSDKPLIKDLSLKISEGQSLLIMGNTGTGKTSLLRALGGLWASTGGSVRMLTDFGPHGVLFLPQKPFFTDGTLREQVIYPLKEIYPDSGSTDDERIMRFLELAGLSSLVARTDGLDQQVDWNWYDVLSPGEMQRLSFARLFYLQPKYAVLDEATSALTEEAESEFYRIGQQLGMTFISVGHRPSLEKFHSWVLKLYGEGRWELTRIKRE, from the exons ATGGTGGTCCGGGGGCCTGCGCCCAGAGCTGGCGCCAG GCCTAGGTTAGATCTGCAATTTCTCCAGCGGTTCCTACAGATACAGAaggttttatttccctcttggTCATCACAGAATGCTTTGATGTTCCTGACCCTTCTGTGTGTGACCCTACTGG aacAACTGGTGATCTACCAGGTTGGCTTGATCCCCAGTCAGTACTATGGGGTCCTGGGAAACAAAGACTTGGATGGGTTTAAGACCCTGTCATTCTTGGCTGTCATGCTCATCGTTCTCAACTCCACG CTGAAGAGCTTTGACCAGTTCACCTGCAACCTGCTGTATGTGAGCTGGAGGAAGGACCTCACTGAGCACCTCCACCGCCTCTACTTCCGGGGCCGCGTGTACTACACCCTCAACGTGCTGCAGGACGACATCGATAACCC GGACCAACGCATCAGCCAGGATGTGGAGCGGTTCTGCCGGCAGCTCAGCAGCATGGCCAGCAAGCTGATCATCTCCCCCTTCACCCTCATCTACTACACTTACCAGTGCTTCCAGAG CACAGGCTGGCTCGGGCCCGTGAGCATCTTCGGGTATTTCCTCCTGGGCACCGTGGTGAACAAAACCTTGATGGGGCCCATTGTGGCGAAGCTGGTGCAGCAGGAGAAGCTGGAGGGGGATTTTAG GTTCAAGCACATGCAGATTCGGGTGAATGCTGAGCCTGCTGCTTTCTACAG AGCTGGGCACGTGGAGCACACGAGGACGGACCGCAGGCTGCAGAGACTCCTTCAGACACAGAGGGAGCTGATGTCCAGGGAGCTCTGGCTGTACA TTGGTGTCAACACCTTTGACTATCTGGGCAGTATCCTGAGTTACGTTGTCATTGCGATCCCCATTTTCAGTGGGGTCTATGGAGACCTGAGTCCCACAGAGCTTAGCACCCTGGTCAGCAAG AATGCCTTCGTGAGCATCTACCTCATCAGCTGCTTCAGCCGGCTCATCGACCTCTCCACCACGGTCTCGGACGTGGCTGGGTACACGCACAG GATTGGGGAGCTTCAGGAGACCCTGCTGGACATGTCCTTGAAGTCACAGGACTGTGAGACCCTGGGCGACAGCGAGTGGTGCTTGGACAA GGCCCCGGGGTGGCCGGCAGCACAGCCAGCAGACACAGCTTTCCTCCTTGAGCGGGTCTCCATCTCGACCCCCTCCTCCGACAAGCCCCTAATCAAGGATCTGAGCCTGAAGATCTCCGAGGGGCAGAGCCTGCTCATCATGGGCAACACAGGCACCGGCAAGACCTCCCTGCTGCGGGCCCTGGGCGGCCTGTGGGCGAGCACAGGCG GCTCGGTGCGGATGCTCACGGACTTTGGGCCCCACGGGGTGCTGTTCCTGCCACAGAAGCCGTTCTTCACTGACGGGACCCTTCGGGAGCAG GTGATATATCCCCTGAAGGAAATCTACCCGGACTCAG GTTCTACGGATGACGAGAGGATCATGAGGTTCTTGGAACTGGCGGGCCTG TCCAGCTTGGTGGCAAGGACAGACGGTCTGGACCAGCAGGTCGATTGGAACTG GTATGATGTCCTGTCCCCAGGGGAGATGCAGCGGCTCTCCTTTGCCAGGCTCTTCTACCTGCAGCCGAAGTACGCAG TGCTCGATGAAGCCACCAGTGCCCTGACAGAGGAGGCGGAGAGCGAGTTCTACCGCATCGGCCAGCAGCTGGGGATGACGTTCATCAGTGTGGGACATCGGCCCAGCCTTGAGAAG TTTCATTCCTGGGTTCTGAAACTCTATGGAGAAGGAAGATGGGAATTGACCAGAATCAAAAGGGAATGA
- the ABCD4 gene encoding lysosomal cobalamin transporter ABCD4 isoform X2, giving the protein MASKLIISPFTLIYYTYQCFQSTGWLGPVSIFGYFLLGTVVNKTLMGPIVAKLVQQEKLEGDFRFKHMQIRVNAEPAAFYRAGHVEHTRTDRRLQRLLQTQRELMSRELWLYIGVNTFDYLGSILSYVVIAIPIFSGVYGDLSPTELSTLVSKNAFVSIYLISCFSRLIDLSTTVSDVAGYTHRIGELQETLLDMSLKSQDCETLGDSEWCLDKAPGWPAAQPADTAFLLERVSISTPSSDKPLIKDLSLKISEGQSLLIMGNTGTGKTSLLRALGGLWASTGGSVRMLTDFGPHGVLFLPQKPFFTDGTLREQVIYPLKEIYPDSGSTDDERIMRFLELAGLSSLVARTDGLDQQVDWNWYDVLSPGEMQRLSFARLFYLQPKYAVLDEATSALTEEAESEFYRIGQQLGMTFISVGHRPSLEKFHSWVLKLYGEGRWELTRIKRE; this is encoded by the exons ATGGCCAGCAAGCTGATCATCTCCCCCTTCACCCTCATCTACTACACTTACCAGTGCTTCCAGAG CACAGGCTGGCTCGGGCCCGTGAGCATCTTCGGGTATTTCCTCCTGGGCACCGTGGTGAACAAAACCTTGATGGGGCCCATTGTGGCGAAGCTGGTGCAGCAGGAGAAGCTGGAGGGGGATTTTAG GTTCAAGCACATGCAGATTCGGGTGAATGCTGAGCCTGCTGCTTTCTACAG AGCTGGGCACGTGGAGCACACGAGGACGGACCGCAGGCTGCAGAGACTCCTTCAGACACAGAGGGAGCTGATGTCCAGGGAGCTCTGGCTGTACA TTGGTGTCAACACCTTTGACTATCTGGGCAGTATCCTGAGTTACGTTGTCATTGCGATCCCCATTTTCAGTGGGGTCTATGGAGACCTGAGTCCCACAGAGCTTAGCACCCTGGTCAGCAAG AATGCCTTCGTGAGCATCTACCTCATCAGCTGCTTCAGCCGGCTCATCGACCTCTCCACCACGGTCTCGGACGTGGCTGGGTACACGCACAG GATTGGGGAGCTTCAGGAGACCCTGCTGGACATGTCCTTGAAGTCACAGGACTGTGAGACCCTGGGCGACAGCGAGTGGTGCTTGGACAA GGCCCCGGGGTGGCCGGCAGCACAGCCAGCAGACACAGCTTTCCTCCTTGAGCGGGTCTCCATCTCGACCCCCTCCTCCGACAAGCCCCTAATCAAGGATCTGAGCCTGAAGATCTCCGAGGGGCAGAGCCTGCTCATCATGGGCAACACAGGCACCGGCAAGACCTCCCTGCTGCGGGCCCTGGGCGGCCTGTGGGCGAGCACAGGCG GCTCGGTGCGGATGCTCACGGACTTTGGGCCCCACGGGGTGCTGTTCCTGCCACAGAAGCCGTTCTTCACTGACGGGACCCTTCGGGAGCAG GTGATATATCCCCTGAAGGAAATCTACCCGGACTCAG GTTCTACGGATGACGAGAGGATCATGAGGTTCTTGGAACTGGCGGGCCTG TCCAGCTTGGTGGCAAGGACAGACGGTCTGGACCAGCAGGTCGATTGGAACTG GTATGATGTCCTGTCCCCAGGGGAGATGCAGCGGCTCTCCTTTGCCAGGCTCTTCTACCTGCAGCCGAAGTACGCAG TGCTCGATGAAGCCACCAGTGCCCTGACAGAGGAGGCGGAGAGCGAGTTCTACCGCATCGGCCAGCAGCTGGGGATGACGTTCATCAGTGTGGGACATCGGCCCAGCCTTGAGAAG TTTCATTCCTGGGTTCTGAAACTCTATGGAGAAGGAAGATGGGAATTGACCAGAATCAAAAGGGAATGA